One genomic window of Acidobacteriota bacterium includes the following:
- a CDS encoding VOC family protein, with the protein MSETPQIELGKIGWIDLTIEDADNVRDFYKSVVGWETSDISMGDYNDYCMHPPGSAPVAGVCHARGTNVGLPAQWLIYITVADLEQSMARCVELGGEVLVAPKSAGEHGKYCVIRDPAGAVCGLFQKVS; encoded by the coding sequence ATGAGCGAAACTCCGCAAATTGAACTCGGCAAAATTGGATGGATTGACCTGACCATTGAAGATGCAGACAACGTCCGTGATTTTTATAAGTCAGTCGTTGGTTGGGAAACCAGCGATATCAGCATGGGCGACTACAACGACTATTGCATGCATCCACCGGGAAGTGCTCCGGTTGCAGGCGTTTGCCACGCACGTGGCACCAACGTTGGATTGCCCGCGCAGTGGCTGATTTACATCACGGTGGCTGACCTGGAACAGAGCATGGCCCGCTGTGTTGAACTCGGCGGCGAGGTTCTGGTTGCTCCGAAATCAGCCGGCGAACATGGGAAATATTGTGTCATCCGCGATCCGGCAGGTGCCGTTTGTGGGCTTTTTCAGAAAGTTAGCTAA
- a CDS encoding GNAT family N-acetyltransferase, with the protein MFIRQALASDANHLTSLAHAAKRYWNYPEHWLAAWESSLTITPEFINTHLVFAACENDQILGFYALTQERSDWFLEHCWVRPESIGTGIGRQLFEHAVKTARAAGIPSLLIDADPFAAPFYERMGARHVGTIPAPVPEQPERTLPRLRIGVS; encoded by the coding sequence ATGTTCATTCGCCAGGCGCTTGCCTCAGACGCCAACCACCTTACCAGTCTTGCCCACGCTGCCAAACGGTACTGGAACTATCCGGAACACTGGCTGGCGGCGTGGGAGTCATCACTGACCATCACACCGGAATTCATCAACACTCACCTGGTCTTTGCAGCCTGCGAAAATGATCAAATCCTTGGATTTTATGCACTTACCCAGGAGAGATCAGACTGGTTTCTCGAACATTGCTGGGTGCGGCCAGAATCCATCGGCACGGGAATTGGTCGCCAGTTGTTTGAACACGCAGTTAAAACGGCCCGCGCCGCCGGAATTCCCAGCCTTCTGATTGATGCCGACCCGTTTGCGGCTCCGTTTTATGAGCGAATGGGCGCCCGGCACGTTGGCACGATTCCTGCACCAGTTCCCGAACAGCCGGAGCGCACGCTCCCACGATTGCGAATTGGAGTGAGTTGA
- a CDS encoding amino acid permease produces the protein MSTSTDGVAPSTAHKTSSETEFAKGLGLFDSMMVVVGVMIGSGIFIVSADMARLLGSPGWLLAAWVVTGILTIAAALSYGELAAMMPRAGGQYVYLREAFSPMWGFLYGWTLFMVIQCGTIAAVGVAFARFLGVLWSPVSETSYLISPRHITSSYAVSLSSAQLVGILVIVFLTWMNSRGLEYGKIVQNIFTITKTGALLGLILLGLLVGWNATAANANFGNLWTPRSFTPIVPGLDVTTTFGLFVGICVAQVGSLFSADAWNNITFTAGEVRNPQRNLPLSLALGTLIVISLYLLANVAYLAVLPLEQIQNAPSDRVATATINAIFPGMGAMVMAVAIMISTFGCLNGIILAGARAYYAMAKDGLFFAAAGRLNSAKVPGWALMIQGIWAATLVLPRTFDVQSKTYGNLYGNLLDYIVSAAVLFYILTILAVFRLRQTRPHAERPYKTVGYPFVPALYLIGASVILVVLFIYRPATTWPGLLIVLSGVPIYAFLKNRAGLVKNG, from the coding sequence ATGTCCACTTCGACCGATGGGGTAGCCCCGTCAACTGCCCACAAGACGTCTTCAGAAACAGAATTTGCCAAAGGTCTCGGACTCTTTGATTCGATGATGGTGGTGGTCGGAGTCATGATCGGCTCCGGTATTTTTATTGTTTCGGCGGATATGGCGCGACTCCTCGGGAGCCCAGGCTGGTTGCTGGCGGCCTGGGTCGTCACAGGCATTCTGACAATTGCCGCAGCGCTGTCGTATGGCGAACTGGCCGCCATGATGCCACGCGCTGGTGGACAGTATGTGTATTTGCGCGAAGCATTTTCGCCAATGTGGGGGTTTCTCTACGGCTGGACGCTGTTTATGGTCATTCAGTGCGGCACCATTGCAGCAGTTGGCGTGGCCTTTGCTCGATTTCTGGGCGTGTTGTGGTCTCCGGTTTCAGAAACCAGCTATCTCATTTCACCCAGACACATTACGAGCAGCTATGCGGTGTCCCTGTCCTCAGCCCAACTGGTCGGAATCCTGGTGATTGTCTTTCTGACCTGGATGAATTCCCGTGGGCTGGAATATGGCAAGATTGTCCAGAATATCTTTACCATCACCAAAACCGGCGCCTTGCTGGGGTTGATTTTGCTGGGGTTGCTGGTCGGATGGAACGCCACGGCGGCCAATGCCAATTTTGGGAATCTCTGGACACCGCGCAGCTTCACACCGATTGTCCCTGGGTTGGATGTCACGACAACTTTCGGCCTCTTTGTCGGGATTTGCGTTGCGCAGGTTGGGTCGCTCTTCTCAGCCGATGCCTGGAATAACATCACGTTTACGGCTGGTGAAGTGCGCAACCCACAACGGAATCTGCCGCTTTCGCTGGCACTTGGCACCTTGATCGTGATTTCGCTCTATCTGCTGGCCAACGTTGCCTATCTGGCCGTGTTGCCGCTGGAGCAAATCCAGAATGCACCGTCAGACCGTGTCGCGACCGCCACCATCAACGCCATTTTCCCTGGCATGGGCGCCATGGTGATGGCTGTGGCGATTATGATCTCGACCTTTGGCTGTCTGAATGGAATCATTCTGGCTGGGGCGCGGGCCTACTACGCCATGGCCAAAGACGGCCTGTTTTTTGCGGCGGCGGGACGTCTCAATAGCGCGAAAGTTCCTGGCTGGGCCTTGATGATTCAGGGAATTTGGGCCGCGACACTGGTGCTGCCACGAACCTTTGACGTTCAAAGCAAAACCTACGGCAACCTCTATGGCAACCTGCTTGATTACATTGTGTCGGCGGCGGTGTTGTTTTATATCCTGACCATTCTGGCGGTGTTTCGGTTGCGCCAGACGCGTCCACATGCGGAACGACCATACAAAACTGTCGGGTATCCATTTGTCCCAGCGCTGTATTTGATCGGTGCGAGCGTGATCCTGGTGGTCCTCTTTATCTACCGTCCAGCCACGACCTGGCCGGGGCTTTTGATTGTGTTGAGCGGCGTTCCCATCTATGCCTTCTTGAAGAATCGGGCTGGTTTGGTGAAGAATGGCTGA
- a CDS encoding sulfurtransferase, with protein MASFQQLTPQEVKARLDAGDTIVLLDVRERQEFEFNHLEGAVFRPLSQIHTWVKELDKTKEYVVYCHHGMRSQQACMFMYHNGFQKLNNLYGGIDLWSHDVDPTVPVY; from the coding sequence ATGGCCAGTTTTCAACAACTCACACCTCAAGAAGTCAAAGCCCGCCTTGATGCTGGTGACACAATTGTGTTGCTCGACGTGCGCGAGCGGCAGGAATTTGAATTTAACCACCTTGAAGGCGCCGTCTTTCGTCCGTTGAGCCAGATTCACACCTGGGTCAAGGAACTCGATAAAACCAAAGAATACGTGGTGTATTGTCACCACGGCATGCGCAGCCAGCAGGCGTGTATGTTTATGTACCACAACGGTTTCCAGAAATTGAACAACCTGTATGGAGGGATTGACCTCTGGTCGCACGATGTTGATCCCACGGTACCGGTCTACTAA
- a CDS encoding bi-domain-containing oxidoreductase — protein MKQIVQNFKTGELLVEELPPPALKPGGVLVHTAYSLISVGTERTTVETGQSSLIGKALKRPDLVKQVWNTFRREGLRSTYEKVTARLEATKALGYSSAGIVLEVGDGIDEFRPGDLVACAGVGYASHAEINFIPRNLCTRIPEGVGLDAAAYTTLGAIAMQGVRQAKVELGSCVVVIGLGLLGQITVQLLKAAGCRVFGIDLSPRVLELAKKSGADAVCLRSEDTLKAQCEAFTYGRGADAIILTASTEKADPVELAGELARDRARVVVVGAVKMDIPREYYFRKELELCLSRSYGPGRYDPVYEEGGIDYPIGYVRWTERRNMEEFLRLVASGAVKTDFLTSHRFSVERARDAYDVILGKTNEPVCGVLIEYPKAPAGTPPIRKLLTAGAAGKPKSGDIGVGFIGAGNFATATLLPPLKAISKVNLTGVVTSTGISAKNTASRFKFEYCSSDFRELLTDGKTNAVFIATRHNLHAQMTMEVLRSRAAVFVEKPLCLTEEELKEIVAVHAQSEQILLVGFNRRFSPLAQTIKQRIGKRSGPATISYRVNAGFIPKDSWIQDPHEGGGRIMGEVCHFVDMIQFLTGAEPVRVFAETVSSGSEKNTDADTVQIVIKLSDGSVGHITYIAVGDTSFPKERVEYYGDNSVAVIDDYVQGSFTRHGKTETLKGGAQDKGHRNEVEAFIKAVAEGKESPIPFRSLALTTLTTLKICESIATGQPVRVNPADIF, from the coding sequence ATGAAACAAATCGTCCAAAACTTTAAAACTGGGGAACTTCTCGTCGAAGAACTGCCCCCTCCTGCCTTGAAACCGGGCGGTGTGCTGGTCCACACCGCCTACTCACTGATCAGCGTTGGCACCGAACGCACCACGGTTGAAACCGGCCAGAGTTCTTTGATTGGAAAAGCGCTCAAACGGCCTGACCTGGTCAAACAGGTCTGGAATACCTTTCGGCGCGAAGGATTGCGCAGCACCTATGAAAAAGTAACGGCCCGACTCGAAGCCACCAAGGCCCTTGGGTACAGCTCTGCCGGAATTGTGCTTGAAGTCGGCGACGGGATTGACGAATTTCGCCCCGGCGATCTGGTAGCCTGTGCCGGTGTCGGTTATGCCTCACACGCTGAAATCAACTTCATTCCGCGCAACCTCTGTACCCGCATCCCGGAAGGTGTCGGGCTGGACGCGGCGGCCTACACCACGCTGGGCGCCATTGCGATGCAGGGTGTCCGTCAGGCCAAAGTCGAACTCGGTTCCTGTGTGGTCGTGATTGGGCTGGGATTGCTTGGCCAGATCACCGTGCAACTGCTCAAAGCCGCTGGATGCCGGGTGTTTGGCATTGACCTGTCACCAAGAGTTCTCGAACTGGCGAAAAAATCAGGCGCCGATGCCGTCTGCCTGCGCAGTGAAGACACACTCAAGGCCCAGTGCGAAGCATTCACCTATGGACGCGGCGCCGATGCAATTATCCTCACGGCAAGCACTGAAAAGGCTGACCCGGTTGAACTTGCCGGGGAACTGGCTCGGGACCGGGCCCGCGTGGTGGTGGTCGGCGCGGTCAAAATGGACATTCCCCGCGAGTACTATTTCCGCAAAGAGCTTGAACTCTGTCTCTCGCGCTCATATGGACCAGGCCGCTATGACCCGGTCTATGAAGAAGGCGGAATTGATTACCCTATCGGCTATGTGCGCTGGACTGAACGCCGCAACATGGAGGAATTTCTCCGGCTGGTGGCCAGCGGCGCCGTCAAAACCGACTTCTTGACCTCGCATCGGTTTTCGGTCGAACGTGCCCGCGACGCCTATGACGTCATTCTGGGCAAAACCAACGAACCCGTCTGCGGCGTCCTGATTGAATATCCAAAAGCTCCGGCTGGGACACCGCCGATTAGAAAATTGCTCACGGCGGGCGCGGCGGGGAAACCCAAATCAGGTGACATCGGCGTTGGCTTCATCGGCGCCGGGAATTTTGCCACCGCGACGCTCCTGCCGCCGCTCAAAGCGATTTCGAAAGTCAACCTGACCGGCGTGGTGACCTCAACCGGTATTTCAGCCAAGAACACCGCCAGCCGGTTCAAGTTTGAATACTGTTCGTCTGATTTTCGCGAACTTCTCACCGACGGCAAAACCAACGCGGTCTTTATTGCGACCCGGCACAATCTGCACGCACAGATGACAATGGAGGTCCTGCGAAGTCGCGCCGCCGTGTTTGTTGAAAAACCACTGTGTTTGACAGAAGAGGAACTCAAGGAAATTGTGGCAGTTCACGCTCAAAGCGAACAGATTCTGCTGGTTGGCTTTAATCGCCGGTTTTCTCCGCTGGCCCAAACCATCAAACAACGAATCGGCAAACGGAGCGGTCCGGCTACCATTAGCTATCGCGTCAATGCCGGGTTTATTCCTAAAGACAGTTGGATTCAGGATCCGCACGAAGGCGGCGGACGCATCATGGGCGAAGTTTGCCACTTTGTAGATATGATCCAGTTCCTGACCGGGGCCGAACCAGTGCGGGTCTTTGCGGAAACGGTTTCGTCCGGAAGCGAAAAAAATACCGATGCCGACACGGTTCAAATCGTGATCAAACTTTCGGATGGGTCGGTTGGGCACATTACTTACATTGCGGTTGGCGATACCAGCTTCCCCAAAGAACGGGTCGAATATTACGGCGATAACTCCGTGGCCGTGATTGACGATTATGTTCAGGGAAGTTTCACCCGCCATGGCAAAACTGAAACCCTCAAAGGCGGGGCTCAGGACAAAGGTCACCGCAACGAAGTCGAGGCATTTATCAAAGCGGTGGCTGAAGGCAAGGAAAGCCCGATTCCCTTCCGTTCGCTGGCCTTGACTACGCTCACCACGCTGAAAATCTGCGAGTCTATCGCCACGGGTCAACCGGTGCGCGTCAATCCAGCGGATATTTTTTAG
- a CDS encoding tetratricopeptide repeat protein → MENHPAETNSVSSPAFAFPFFNLSTRHLFLLATVVLGGVILAVFGLALNFELLEYDSETYILRDYAIRVLDWDHIQAIFRSYYFINYNPLQRISYMIDYNLWGLEPAGFRTTNILLHWIATVFVFLFCYELTSRPSVAWLTSLVFAIHPTRVENVVWLAQRKDVLSAAFGFAAMWMYAKTGQPEGYRPPIPFAENLEQPASDSTSSQSPPLVSAWYLGSLLMYIGALASKAQWVPLCGAVVLLDVYRRRTIDRGVMLSYVPFFGLSLLFAWLAIDSQLVSTGRSQAVQLTTLEFLTNPLLDLMFYLKQVFWPVTLLPRHTRITNSPAMVLLSIILVGGCLAGMVKSWQQNRVWFFGFGWFLAFLAPMLNLVPGTILPADRYLYVSLVGLVFPLALWLSQYSVKMIWVTGLILTLFLGGKTLSTIPIWQNDLTLWTHITQNSESDQLALGNLMKAQVDAGQYTAARQTYERALARSDRYLRIFEVASILESKTGGDAGAPLLLGIQTTRYSGPLVARYGKHFLASRNYPEAEKWLTQAYTMDFGADTSLDLADLYVQTGQLEKALPYAVAALEANPFHPEAWRILGTLKLQTANQQARSGKGTDAQATLIEAAQMFQLSLQHNPDQAKPQIGLARIALQQKNLAEAQKWMRDIPVGRIPKARIPADGYLVWADIYRQQNQPFAALGTLIEATQVEDAPPYWLELARQQVSMRRDARPALERGFKQLDAKSQLELEQDPVLGSLVKELFPKVEKSGQLPQSK, encoded by the coding sequence ATGGAAAACCACCCTGCCGAAACCAACTCTGTTTCCTCGCCAGCATTCGCCTTCCCCTTCTTCAATCTTTCGACACGACACCTTTTCTTGCTCGCCACGGTTGTGCTGGGTGGGGTGATTCTGGCGGTGTTTGGGTTGGCGCTGAACTTTGAGCTGCTTGAGTATGACTCTGAAACCTATATTCTGCGCGACTACGCAATTCGAGTTTTGGACTGGGATCATATTCAAGCCATCTTTCGAAGCTACTACTTTATCAATTACAACCCTTTGCAGCGCATCTCCTACATGATTGATTACAATCTATGGGGATTGGAACCGGCTGGGTTTCGGACAACCAATATTCTGCTGCACTGGATAGCGACAGTGTTTGTTTTCCTGTTTTGTTATGAGTTGACGTCTCGCCCATCAGTCGCCTGGTTAACCTCACTGGTATTTGCGATTCATCCAACCCGAGTTGAAAATGTCGTCTGGCTAGCCCAGCGCAAAGATGTACTGTCAGCCGCGTTTGGATTTGCTGCGATGTGGATGTATGCCAAAACTGGGCAACCTGAAGGATACCGTCCGCCCATCCCGTTCGCTGAAAATCTTGAACAACCAGCTTCTGATTCGACTTCCTCTCAGTCTCCACCACTGGTCTCGGCCTGGTATCTTGGGAGTTTGCTGATGTATATCGGGGCGCTGGCATCAAAAGCGCAGTGGGTACCGTTGTGCGGAGCGGTGGTTTTGCTGGATGTATATCGCCGACGGACCATTGATCGCGGAGTGATGCTCTCATATGTCCCATTTTTTGGGTTGAGCCTGCTCTTTGCCTGGCTGGCGATTGATTCGCAACTGGTTTCAACTGGAAGATCCCAGGCAGTCCAGTTGACCACCTTGGAGTTTTTGACCAACCCGCTACTGGATTTGATGTTCTACCTCAAGCAAGTTTTTTGGCCAGTAACCTTGCTGCCACGCCATACCCGGATCACCAATAGCCCGGCAATGGTTCTTCTCTCAATCATATTGGTCGGAGGATGCCTTGCTGGGATGGTCAAAAGCTGGCAACAGAACCGTGTCTGGTTTTTTGGATTTGGTTGGTTCCTGGCCTTTTTGGCCCCGATGCTCAATCTGGTACCCGGTACAATCCTCCCAGCAGACCGCTATCTGTATGTTTCACTTGTCGGTCTGGTGTTTCCACTGGCTCTGTGGCTGAGTCAGTACTCAGTCAAAATGATTTGGGTAACTGGCCTGATTCTGACGCTGTTTTTGGGTGGGAAGACACTCTCCACAATCCCAATCTGGCAAAATGATCTGACCTTATGGACACACATCACTCAAAACTCAGAGAGTGATCAACTGGCACTGGGCAATTTGATGAAAGCCCAGGTTGATGCCGGTCAGTACACCGCGGCTCGTCAGACCTATGAACGAGCCCTGGCCCGATCTGACCGATATCTGCGGATCTTTGAGGTCGCTTCGATCCTTGAAAGCAAAACTGGCGGCGACGCCGGAGCGCCATTGCTCCTGGGAATCCAAACCACGCGATATTCCGGCCCGCTGGTGGCACGGTATGGAAAACATTTTCTCGCCAGCCGCAATTACCCGGAAGCAGAAAAGTGGCTCACCCAGGCATACACCATGGATTTTGGGGCCGATACCAGCCTGGACCTGGCCGATCTTTATGTCCAGACTGGTCAACTTGAGAAAGCCTTGCCGTATGCAGTTGCAGCCCTTGAAGCCAATCCATTTCATCCTGAAGCCTGGCGGATACTTGGCACGCTGAAACTCCAGACAGCAAACCAACAGGCCCGAAGTGGCAAAGGAACCGATGCCCAGGCTACATTGATCGAAGCCGCCCAGATGTTTCAGTTAAGCCTCCAGCATAATCCAGACCAGGCCAAGCCCCAGATTGGACTGGCCCGCATTGCCCTGCAACAAAAAAATCTGGCTGAAGCTCAAAAATGGATGCGTGACATTCCAGTAGGCCGCATTCCCAAAGCCCGCATTCCAGCCGATGGCTACCTCGTCTGGGCTGATATTTACCGCCAGCAAAACCAACCATTTGCAGCGCTTGGCACCTTGATCGAAGCGACCCAGGTTGAAGACGCTCCACCCTACTGGCTTGAACTGGCCCGCCAGCAGGTCAGCATGCGGCGTGATGCCCGCCCGGCACTGGAACGCGGCTTCAAACAACTCGATGCTAAATCACAACTTGAATTGGAACAGGATCCAGTATTGGGATCGCTCGTGAAGGAATTGTTTCCAAAAGTGGAAAAATCAGGTCAGTTGCCGCAATCAAAATAG
- a CDS encoding Uma2 family endonuclease: MSALPKPKYTLEEYLELDHRSEERLEFWDGEIYAMSGGSLRHDDIIINLISLLKNRLPNGHRCRVSGTEARIKAPASPSPYHYADASVTCGDREVELLGKQELLANPVLIIEVLSPTSEAFDRGDKFTFYKSIQSFREYLLVAQHRPHVTHFFKTDAGEWKYEEFNGLVDTVELTTVGISLTLNEIYEGISFGG, from the coding sequence ATGTCTGCGCTTCCAAAACCGAAATACACACTGGAAGAATACCTGGAACTTGACCATCGGTCCGAAGAACGGCTTGAGTTTTGGGACGGCGAAATCTACGCCATGAGCGGAGGGAGCTTACGGCATGACGATATCATCATCAATCTCATTAGCTTGTTGAAAAATCGTCTCCCAAATGGCCATCGATGTCGGGTTTCAGGAACTGAAGCCCGGATTAAAGCACCGGCTTCCCCCTCGCCATATCATTATGCCGATGCCAGTGTTACCTGTGGTGACCGCGAGGTCGAATTGCTCGGCAAACAGGAATTACTCGCCAACCCGGTGTTGATTATCGAGGTTCTTTCACCAACCAGCGAAGCGTTTGACCGGGGCGACAAATTTACCTTCTACAAATCAATTCAATCATTTCGTGAATATCTTCTGGTTGCCCAGCACCGTCCGCATGTAACGCACTTTTTCAAAACAGATGCCGGCGAATGGAAGTATGAAGAATTCAACGGTCTGGTAGATACGGTTGAACTGACGACAGTTGGGATTTCGTTGACGTTAAATGAGATCTATGAGGGAATCAGCTTTGGAGGGTGA